In Triticum urartu cultivar G1812 chromosome 6, Tu2.1, whole genome shotgun sequence, the following proteins share a genomic window:
- the LOC125513099 gene encoding defensin J1-2-like: MASYMKKVAEGPLGTGKAFICLSLLMLLVLSSGKMGSHGCEKRKSGRWTNDTCIIAGTCNGPCRDEGFDNGHCHNTWECICYKNCGLSLQPPHA; this comes from the exons ATGGCATCATACATGAAGAAGGTTGCTGAAGGACCACTGGGAACCGGCAAGGCTTTCATATGCCTGTCGCTGTTGATGCTGCTCGTGCTGTCATCTG GAAAAATGGGGTCGCATGGCTGCGAAAAGCGGAAGAGCGGGAGGTGGACCAACGACACTTGCATCATAGCAGGCACCTGCAACGGGCCCTGCCGGGACGAGGGTTTCGACAACGGCCATTGCCATAACACCTGGGAATGCATCTGCTACAAGAACTGCGGCTTATCCCTCCAACCACCGCATGCATGA